A window of the Lolium perenne isolate Kyuss_39 chromosome 7, Kyuss_2.0, whole genome shotgun sequence genome harbors these coding sequences:
- the LOC127313916 gene encoding agamous-like MADS-box protein AGL29 encodes MARPPLLENGKKTKGRQRRELRRVEDKEARQVTFSKRKAGLWKKASELALLCHARVAVVVVSEAGRAFAFGSPSADAVLGGDTDDAPEDWEEMEALCRETRERAVEVEKEAERMSAVGNKVLELQRQTGKRFWFEVDTAALGEEELLVFVRALRRLRDNVGRRADKK; translated from the coding sequence ATGGCGCGCCCACCGCTCCTCGAAAACGGCAAGAAGACCAAGGGGCGGCAGCGCAGGGAGCTGCGCCGGGTGGAGGACAAGGAGGCCCGGCAGGTGACCTTCTCCAAGCGCAAGGCCGGCCTCTGGAAGAAGGCCTCCGAGCTCGCGCTGCTCTGCCACGCccgcgtcgccgtcgtcgtcgtctccgaggcCGGCAGGGCCTTCGCCTTCGGCAGCCCCTCCGCCGACGCCGTCCTGGGCGGCGACACCGACGACGCCCCCGAGGACTGGGAGGAGATGGAGGCGTTGTGCCGGGAGACCAGGGAGAGAGCCGTGGAGGTCGAGAAGGAGGCCGAGCGGATGAGCGCCGTGGGGAACAAGGTGCTCGAGCTGCAGAGGCAGACGGGCAAGCGCTTCTGGTTCGAGGTCGATACGGCCGCGCTCGGGGAGGAGGAGCTGCTGGTGTTCGTCAGGGCGCTCCGACGACTCAGGGATAACGTCGGCCGCCGCGCCGATAAGAAGTAG